Within Streptomyces sp. SS1-1, the genomic segment CGATCCACGCCAGCCACCGCCACGGCGCCACCTTCGCCCGCGCACGGGGCATGACCCAGGCCCTGCGGCACAGCCGCTGCACCGCCCGGCTCACCGCGGTGGCCGACAGCAGCACCATCAGACCGCCCACCACGCCCGTCGCCTGCCGCAGATCCTCCGACGGCGGGTGGAACGTCTGCTCCACGTCCGTCTTGGCCTGCCCGGTCAGCCCGAACACCGTGGTGATGGACGTCGTCACCTGGTCCTGCACCGACTCCGGCGCGTACGCGCTCAGCACGAACAGCAGCGGCACGGCCGTCAGGAAGCACTGCGCCGCGATCCGGGTGGCGGAGTCGAAGATGTTCACCGACACCAGCCGGTCCACGATCCCGGTGATCACCGGGAACCGGCGCTCCCACCGCGCGTGGACGGCCGTCCCCCACGCCGCCACCGCCCGGGCACGCTCGCGCCACCAGGCGGCGCGCAGCGGTGACGCCCGGCGCCGGCGAGTCTCCATCGAGCCGCTC encodes:
- a CDS encoding YhjD/YihY/BrkB family envelope integrity protein — its product is METRRRRASPLRAAWWRERARAVAAWGTAVHARWERRFPVITGIVDRLVSVNIFDSATRIAAQCFLTAVPLLFVLSAYAPESVQDQVTTSITTVFGLTGQAKTDVEQTFHPPSEDLRQATGVVGGLMVLLSATAVSRAVQRLCRRAWVMPRARAKVAPWRWLAWIALWLAALVVQGLLHNGFGLGATLGFPIVLLMQALMWWWTQHLLLGGAVPWKPLLPGAVITAVAVSGLSVTAHFYMPRALNRALADYGSVGSVFVMLSWLIVVCVAVAIALSVGAVLSQEPFLRGRLGPFPAAPDTSAPE